Proteins encoded by one window of Streptomyces sp. LX-29:
- a CDS encoding NUDIX domain-containing protein, with amino-acid sequence MPYDPSAFPPFAVTVDLVVLTVRRHALCALAVRRGEPPFQGRWALPGGFVRPDEDLSAAAARELSEETGLLAHDPDLPVPPNAAHLEQLATYGDPKRDPRMRVVSVAHLVLAPDLPAPRAGGDAHSVRWAPVESLLDPSGAFGRDPEISAPLAFDHARILADGVERARSKIEYSSLATAFCPQEFTVGELRRVYEAVWGVALDPRNFHRKVTGTPGFLVPTGGTTTRQGGRPAQLFRAGGATLLNPPMLRPEV; translated from the coding sequence ATGCCCTACGACCCCTCGGCCTTCCCGCCCTTCGCCGTCACCGTGGACCTGGTCGTGCTCACCGTGCGGCGGCACGCGCTGTGCGCGCTCGCCGTCCGCCGCGGCGAGCCGCCCTTCCAGGGGCGATGGGCGCTGCCGGGTGGATTCGTGCGGCCCGACGAGGACCTCTCGGCGGCCGCCGCGCGAGAGCTGTCCGAGGAGACCGGGCTGCTCGCCCACGACCCGGACCTGCCGGTCCCTCCGAACGCGGCCCATCTCGAACAGCTGGCCACCTACGGCGACCCCAAGCGCGACCCTCGCATGCGGGTGGTGAGCGTCGCCCACCTGGTGCTCGCGCCCGACCTGCCGGCCCCGCGTGCCGGGGGCGACGCCCACAGCGTGCGCTGGGCCCCGGTGGAGTCCCTGCTCGACCCCAGCGGCGCGTTCGGCCGGGATCCGGAGATCTCCGCCCCGCTCGCCTTCGACCACGCCCGCATCCTCGCCGACGGCGTGGAGCGCGCCCGTTCCAAGATCGAGTACTCCTCGCTGGCCACCGCCTTCTGCCCGCAGGAGTTCACCGTCGGCGAGCTCCGCCGGGTCTACGAGGCGGTGTGGGGCGTCGCGCTCGATCCGCGCAACTTCCATCGCAAGGTCACGGGCACGCCGGGATTCCTGGTGCCCACCGGCGGGACGACGACGCGTCAGGGCGGCCGCCCGGCACAACTGTTTCGGGCCGGTGGTGCCACGCTGCTGAACCCGCCGATGCTGCGTCCCGAGGTGTGA
- a CDS encoding glycogen debranching N-terminal domain-containing protein, with product MGRAAPIPQPVHRALICVSMPAFAISDEHGQLTGQGLDGFYRSGRRVLARCRLRVAGQDPLPVQGQLVGADRARFVSTVRTSADPGPDPGVSVERLRHADGTERITLRSASPRAVRLPVELAVGTDLAELAAVGTGLAGPELPGSVHDSGMRWATTGGIHAVVAADPAPTDTLAHAGLLRWDVELDPGAAHSIELRVRLETPPATRPTAMATAAAAPAAAPPGQSPEHLWRAARAQGDDARVEALLRTALDDLCGLLVRDLGHPADSYLAAGVPWRCGLAPAEALWAARLTLPLGTRLAAGTLRTLARTQRTGSGLDAGRIPGSLRHSGPHLPPGCTGVEATLLFPVVLAEARRWGLPDREVEPLLDAAEGSLRWLRTAAGEGFVPDPAPGGPYRCETQAHAHRAALLGADLLDAYGRPGGAQAREWAAGLRGRFREDFWIDDPAGGRPAAALLAGGRPVAHLGGAAAHLLDTGLLGGGRLATGLLDPARTEQLARLLGSPALDSGWGLRSLGAKEPGHNPFGHRGGAVRVHETAVAVAGLAAAGYEKEAGTLLRGALDAAQHFGHRLPEMYAGEQRVTGSVPLPHPAACRPAAVAAAGAAQLLITAAGVRPDVPGGSVAVRPMHTAPLGAVQFTGLRVAEQPFALRVSRLGLGMVEEAADGLQLGG from the coding sequence ATGGGACGGGCCGCCCCTATCCCACAGCCGGTGCACCGGGCGCTGATCTGCGTCTCGATGCCCGCCTTCGCGATCTCCGACGAGCACGGCCAACTCACCGGCCAGGGGCTGGACGGGTTCTACAGGTCCGGCCGCCGGGTGCTGGCCCGCTGTCGGCTGCGGGTCGCGGGGCAGGACCCACTCCCCGTGCAGGGACAGCTGGTCGGCGCCGACCGGGCCCGCTTCGTCTCGACGGTGCGCACCTCGGCCGATCCCGGGCCGGACCCGGGGGTGAGCGTGGAGCGGCTGCGGCACGCCGACGGGACCGAGCGGATCACCTTGCGGAGCGCCTCTCCACGCGCGGTCAGACTCCCCGTGGAGCTGGCCGTGGGCACCGACCTGGCCGAACTCGCCGCGGTCGGAACCGGGCTGGCCGGGCCCGAACTCCCCGGCAGCGTCCACGACTCCGGCATGCGCTGGGCCACCACAGGGGGAATACACGCGGTGGTGGCCGCCGACCCCGCGCCCACCGACACACTGGCACACGCCGGTCTGCTCCGCTGGGACGTGGAGCTCGACCCCGGTGCAGCCCACAGCATCGAGCTGCGCGTTCGACTGGAGACCCCGCCCGCCACCCGCCCGACGGCCATGGCCACGGCGGCGGCCGCGCCCGCCGCCGCGCCGCCCGGCCAGAGCCCCGAGCACCTCTGGCGGGCCGCGCGGGCCCAAGGCGACGACGCTCGGGTCGAGGCTCTGCTGCGCACCGCCCTCGACGACCTGTGCGGCCTCCTCGTGCGCGACCTCGGACACCCCGCCGACAGCTACCTGGCCGCGGGCGTCCCCTGGCGTTGCGGACTGGCCCCCGCCGAGGCGCTGTGGGCCGCCCGGCTCACCCTTCCCCTGGGGACCCGCCTCGCCGCCGGCACGCTGCGCACCCTGGCCCGCACCCAGCGGACGGGCTCTGGGCTCGACGCGGGGCGCATCCCCGGGTCGCTGCGCCACAGCGGTCCGCATCTGCCGCCCGGCTGCACGGGGGTCGAGGCGACCCTGCTGTTCCCGGTCGTGCTGGCCGAAGCCCGCCGCTGGGGGCTGCCCGATCGCGAGGTCGAGCCACTCCTGGACGCCGCGGAGGGCTCTCTGCGCTGGTTGCGCACGGCAGCCGGAGAGGGCTTCGTCCCCGACCCGGCGCCGGGCGGGCCGTACCGCTGCGAGACCCAGGCGCACGCGCACCGCGCGGCCCTGCTCGGCGCCGACCTCCTCGACGCCTACGGCCGCCCGGGAGGGGCCCAGGCCCGCGAGTGGGCGGCCGGGTTGCGCGGACGCTTCCGGGAGGACTTCTGGATCGACGACCCCGCCGGCGGGCGCCCCGCCGCCGCGCTGCTCGCCGGCGGCCGGCCGGTGGCGCACCTGGGCGGGGCCGCGGCCCACCTCCTTGACACCGGCCTGCTCGGCGGCGGCCGCCTCGCCACGGGGTTGCTCGATCCAGCGCGCACCGAGCAACTGGCCCGGTTGCTGGGAAGCCCCGCCCTCGACTCCGGGTGGGGGCTGCGCAGCCTCGGCGCCAAGGAGCCCGGACACAACCCGTTCGGCCACCGCGGCGGCGCGGTCCGGGTCCACGAGACGGCGGTGGCCGTCGCGGGGCTGGCCGCGGCGGGCTATGAGAAGGAGGCGGGCACCCTGCTGCGCGGCGCCCTCGACGCCGCGCAGCACTTCGGTCACCGGCTGCCGGAGATGTACGCGGGGGAGCAGCGCGTCACCGGCAGCGTCCCGCTGCCGCACCCCGCCGCCTGCCGCCCGGCCGCGGTCGCGGCCGCCGGGGCGGCGCAGCTGCTCATCACGGCGGCCGGGGTCCGCCCGGATGTGCCCGGAGGGTCCGTGGCCGTGCGGCCCATGCACACCGCTCCACTGGGCGCCGTTCAGTTCACCGGCCTGCGCGTGGCCGAGCAACCCTTCGCCCTGAGGGTCAGCCGTCTCGGCTTGGGCATGGTCGAGGAGGCCGCTGATGGACTGCAGTTGGGAGGGTGA
- a CDS encoding DUF4192 domain-containing protein produces the protein MTEHNASPVPSGQEQITLRNPAELADALPYLLGFHPDDSIVLAALHGPQGRFGGRLRLGIPDAREDWPEVSHQLAESLVTAGARRGARPDGIVLFLCQDPAEAESGRDVMERLRPLAQQLRTACGRLDMPVFEALCLSDGRFWSYCCPDPRCCPADGTPLGLPGTSVMAAAAAYAGIQVRGSLREMEARLAPLAAPLAEEQEDALDTAGAELVPRILGGVDCATVREETLRLAGELVERFRAAPPIADPLAADARDDRLLDPGKAANVIIGLQDRITRDRAAQWMEGADAEAALRLWRALARRCVGSYAEHAAVPLTLAGWVAWSTGDEPAARVALSRALRADPDYLFARLLHQACNEGLDPELLRRCLRQERADHALHAALHEEAERGTPTPLLSAPAGPPGGSRRKARRGRPAPSGPGAGAARAAGRPTGKARPPRRTGARGSRGRR, from the coding sequence ATGACCGAACACAACGCATCGCCCGTCCCGTCCGGCCAGGAGCAGATCACCCTCCGCAACCCCGCGGAGCTCGCCGACGCCCTCCCGTATCTGCTGGGCTTCCACCCCGACGACAGCATCGTCCTCGCCGCCCTGCACGGCCCGCAGGGCCGGTTCGGCGGGCGGCTCAGGCTCGGTATCCCCGACGCCCGCGAGGACTGGCCGGAGGTGAGCCACCAGCTCGCCGAGTCCCTGGTGACGGCCGGGGCGCGGCGTGGGGCCCGCCCGGACGGCATCGTCCTCTTCCTCTGCCAGGACCCGGCGGAGGCGGAATCGGGACGGGACGTCATGGAGCGGCTGCGGCCGCTGGCCCAACAGCTGCGCACCGCGTGCGGACGGCTGGACATGCCGGTCTTCGAGGCGCTGTGCCTGTCCGACGGGCGCTTCTGGTCGTACTGCTGCCCGGACCCGCGTTGCTGCCCCGCGGACGGGACGCCGCTCGGCCTCCCGGGCACCTCGGTGATGGCCGCGGCGGCCGCCTACGCGGGCATCCAGGTGCGCGGATCGCTGCGGGAGATGGAGGCACGGCTCGCCCCGCTCGCCGCGCCGCTGGCCGAGGAGCAGGAGGACGCCCTGGACACGGCGGGCGCCGAGCTGGTGCCGAGGATCCTGGGCGGCGTCGACTGCGCGACCGTGCGCGAGGAGACGCTGCGCCTCGCGGGGGAACTGGTGGAGCGGTTCCGCGCCGCGCCGCCCATCGCCGACCCCCTCGCCGCCGACGCCCGCGACGACCGCCTGCTCGACCCGGGGAAGGCCGCGAACGTCATCATCGGCCTTCAGGACCGCATCACGCGCGACCGCGCGGCGCAGTGGATGGAGGGCGCCGACGCCGAGGCCGCGCTGCGGCTGTGGCGGGCCCTGGCCCGCCGCTGCGTGGGTTCGTACGCGGAGCACGCGGCGGTTCCGCTCACCCTCGCCGGCTGGGTCGCCTGGTCCACCGGCGACGAACCGGCGGCGCGGGTGGCGCTCAGCCGCGCCCTGCGCGCCGACCCGGACTACCTCTTCGCCAGGCTGCTGCACCAGGCGTGCAACGAGGGGCTCGACCCGGAGCTGCTGCGTCGGTGCCTGCGGCAGGAGCGCGCCGATCACGCGCTGCACGCCGCGTTGCACGAGGAGGCGGAGCGCGGCACGCCGACGCCCCTGCTGAGCGCGCCGGCCGGGCCTCCGGGCGGCAGCCGCCGCAAGGCGCGCCGGGGCCGACCGGCGCCCAGCGGCCCCGGGGCGGGCGCGGCCCGAGCCGCCGGGCGCCCCACCGGAAAGGCCCGCCCACCCCGCCGGACGGGAGCCCGCGGCAGCCGCGGGCGCCGCTAA
- a CDS encoding DEAD/DEAH box helicase — MSNDELRASADRVLARLVGDATGAARLREDQWRAVEALVADRRRALVVQRTGWGKSAVYFVATALLRERGSGPTVIVSPLLALMRNQVEAAERAGIHARTINSANTEEWDTIQAEVAAGDVDVLLVSPERLNNPDFRDQVLPKLAAATGLLVVDEAHCISDWGHDFRPDYRRLRTMLAELSPGVPVLATTATANARVTADVADQLGTGGHQPGAGPESSRALVLRGPLERESLSLSVVSLPDAAHRLAWLADHLSDLPGSGIVYTLTVAAAEEVTAFLRQRGHTVSSYTGKTENADRQQAEEDLLGNRVKALIATSALGMGFDKPDLGFVVHLGSPSSPIAYYQQVGRAGRGVEHAEVLLLPGREDEAIWRYFASLAFPAEEQVRRTLDVLAAADRPVSLPALEPQVDLRRSRLEIMLKVLDVDGAVRRVRGGWTATGRPWTYDAERYAWVARQREAEQQAMREYATTGGCRMEFLRRQLDDETAAPCGRCDNCAGARFTAEVSASALDAARGELGRPGVEVEPRRMWPTGLPAVGVDLKGRIPAGEQAATGRALGRLSDIGWGNRLRPLLSPQTPDGPVPDDVADAVVTVLADWARGPGGWASGAPDAPARPVGVVTIASRTRPRLIQSLGERIASVGRMPLLGTVGYADAGADTRIPRSNSAQRLRALHGALTVDPGLAAALAQAGGPVLLVDDLTDTGWTMAVAARLLRQAGAGGVFPLVLAVQG, encoded by the coding sequence ATGAGCAACGACGAACTCCGTGCCTCGGCAGACCGTGTCCTCGCCCGCCTCGTCGGGGACGCCACCGGCGCCGCCCGACTGCGCGAGGACCAGTGGCGGGCGGTCGAGGCGCTGGTCGCCGACCGCCGCAGGGCGCTGGTGGTGCAGCGCACGGGCTGGGGCAAGTCCGCGGTGTACTTCGTGGCGACCGCGCTGCTCCGCGAGCGCGGCAGCGGCCCCACGGTGATCGTCTCCCCGCTGCTCGCGCTGATGCGCAACCAGGTCGAGGCGGCCGAGCGGGCCGGGATCCACGCGCGCACGATCAACTCGGCCAACACCGAGGAGTGGGACACCATCCAGGCCGAGGTGGCCGCCGGTGACGTGGACGTGCTGCTGGTCAGCCCGGAGCGGCTGAACAACCCGGACTTTCGCGACCAGGTACTGCCCAAGCTCGCCGCCGCCACCGGTCTGCTGGTCGTCGACGAGGCGCACTGCATCTCCGACTGGGGGCACGACTTCCGCCCCGACTATCGCAGGCTGCGCACCATGCTCGCGGAGCTGTCGCCCGGCGTCCCGGTGCTGGCGACCACCGCGACCGCCAACGCCCGGGTCACCGCCGATGTCGCCGATCAGCTGGGCACCGGCGGACACCAGCCGGGGGCCGGACCGGAGTCCTCGCGGGCCCTGGTGCTGCGGGGGCCCCTGGAGCGCGAGAGCCTGAGCCTGTCCGTGGTCTCCCTGCCGGACGCCGCGCACCGGCTGGCCTGGCTGGCCGACCACCTCTCGGACCTGCCGGGCTCGGGGATCGTCTACACCCTCACGGTCGCGGCCGCCGAGGAGGTCACGGCGTTCCTGCGGCAGCGCGGCCACACCGTCTCCTCCTACACCGGCAAGACGGAGAACGCCGACCGGCAGCAGGCCGAGGAGGATCTGCTCGGAAACCGCGTCAAGGCGTTGATCGCCACCTCGGCCCTGGGCATGGGCTTCGACAAGCCCGACCTCGGCTTCGTGGTCCACCTGGGCTCGCCCTCCTCCCCCATCGCCTACTACCAGCAGGTCGGCCGGGCCGGCCGCGGGGTGGAGCACGCCGAGGTGCTGCTGCTTCCCGGGCGCGAGGACGAGGCGATCTGGCGGTACTTCGCCTCCCTCGCCTTCCCCGCCGAGGAGCAGGTGCGCCGCACCCTCGACGTGCTGGCCGCGGCGGACCGCCCGGTGTCCTTGCCGGCCCTGGAACCGCAGGTCGACCTGCGCCGCTCGCGGCTGGAGATCATGCTCAAGGTGCTCGACGTGGACGGCGCGGTGCGTCGGGTGCGCGGCGGCTGGACGGCGACCGGACGCCCCTGGACGTACGACGCCGAGCGCTATGCGTGGGTGGCCCGGCAGCGCGAGGCCGAGCAGCAGGCCATGCGGGAGTACGCGACGACGGGCGGCTGCCGGATGGAGTTCCTGCGGCGGCAGTTGGACGATGAGACGGCCGCACCGTGCGGGCGCTGTGACAACTGCGCGGGGGCTCGGTTCACCGCCGAGGTGTCCGCTTCGGCGCTCGACGCGGCGCGCGGTGAGCTCGGCCGGCCGGGGGTCGAGGTGGAGCCGCGTCGGATGTGGCCGACGGGGCTGCCCGCCGTCGGGGTCGACCTCAAGGGCCGCATCCCGGCGGGCGAACAGGCCGCCACCGGCCGGGCGCTGGGCCGGCTCTCCGACATCGGCTGGGGCAACCGGCTGCGCCCGCTGCTCTCCCCGCAGACCCCGGACGGCCCCGTGCCCGACGATGTCGCGGACGCGGTGGTCACGGTGCTCGCGGACTGGGCCAGGGGGCCCGGCGGCTGGGCCTCGGGAGCCCCTGACGCCCCCGCGCGTCCGGTCGGCGTCGTCACCATCGCCTCACGCACCCGCCCGCGGCTGATCCAGTCCCTCGGCGAGCGGATCGCCTCGGTGGGCCGGATGCCCCTGCTCGGAACCGTCGGGTACGCGGACGCCGGGGCGGACACGCGTATTCCACGCAGCAACAGCGCCCAGCGGCTGCGGGCGTTGCACGGGGCGCTCACCGTCGATCCGGGCCTGGCGGCCGCGCTCGCCCAGGCGGGCGGACCGGTGCTGCTCGTAGACGATCTGACGGACACCGGCTGGACCATGGCGGTGGCCGCTCGCCTGTTGCGGCAGGCGGGGGCGGGAGGGGTGTTTCCGCTGGTCCTGGCGGTGCAGGGGTGA